A genomic segment from Aegilops tauschii subsp. strangulata cultivar AL8/78 chromosome 1, Aet v6.0, whole genome shotgun sequence encodes:
- the LOC109771897 gene encoding zinc finger CCCH domain-containing protein 34 — translation MVSAAAEEGEDPRWRRSNTDCVFFLVSRVSCTKGSKCEYRHCEGARFNPRNCWYWFHGSCVNPSCTFRHPPMENFNRTKSLTVPPSSDGSISVKTANPCYFYYSSGCKKGDNCPFLHEPTPNTESAISSEATTFNPIVNENSAGDEMVEASKDAHTSPCQDTLYHIKKCHSKEVPESIYLEFDGPISVTPETSTDTGEYIKCFTHSDQSSEYSTMEDAEQDGSRDSSPGFDVLVDDGLSNKNDLEKQLAQKRDAQVLHAKYDIGDPVCYDRDYYDSWYYGQAFCSFDDQHGSLSHPEGIQDPDVETTLGYIPHNTRKLSRPSSDEYDRMFFNSSFIGSAADDVFPRQHTETRHTSKRRPEKRKGAKSRKGRTKRRRGLGPVSGFQGIESRSTHYRQEFLMEECPQSVACATFRGQKKKRRGKQHNVISARSSEHPTTDFTGPKTLAQIKEENCVSKSRFSHSAARMPHGGSFSNDFEGPKSLTELLKAKDRVSISQRT, via the exons ATGGTCtccgcggcggcggaggagggcgaGGACCCGCGCTGGAGGAGGAGCAACACGGACTGcgtcttcttcctcgtctcccgCGTCAGCTGCACCAAG GGGTCCAAGTGCGAGTACCGCCACTGCGAGGGCGCCCGGTTCAACCCCAGGAACTGCTGGTACTGGTTCCACGGCAGCTGCGTCAACCCAAGCTGCACCTTTCGCCACCCT CCAATGGAAAATTTCAACAGAACCAAGTCCTTGACAGTCCCACCCTCATCAGATGGTTCTATTTCTGTCAAGACAGCCAATCCTTGTTATTTCTACTATAGCTCTGGCTGCAAAAAAGGTGACAATTGCCCCTTCCTACATGAGCCAACCCCTAACACTGAATCAGCGATTTCTTCTGAGGCTACTACTTTCAATCCTATTGTCAATGAAAATTCCGCTGGAGATGAGATGGTTGAGGCATCGAAGGATGCTCACACAAGTCCTTGTCAGGACACCTTGTACCATATAAAGAAATGCCACTCAAAAGAAGTTCCTGAGTCAATATATCTCGAATTTGATGGTCCTATTTCGGTCACGCCTGAAACATCGACTGACACTGGTGAATACATAAAGTGTTTCACCCACTCAGATCAGAGCTCAGAATATTCAACAATGGAGGACGCAGAGCAAGATGGAAGTCGTGATTCCTCCCCTGGATTCGATGTGCTCGTTGATGATGGGCTCTCTAACAAGAATGACCTTGAGAAACAATTGGCACAGAAAAGAGATGCTCAGGTGCTTCATGCGAAATATGATATTGGAGATCCAGTCTGTTATGATCGGGATTATTATGATTCATGGTACTATGGGCAAGCATTTTGTAGCTTTGATGATCAGCATGGTTCTCTTAGTCATCCTGAAGGAATTCAAGACCCTGATGTTGAGACCACTTTGGGATACATACCACACAATACAAGAAAGCTTTCAAGGCCAAGTTCTGATGAGTATGATAGAATGTTCTTCAATTCCAGCTTCATCGGCTCAGCAGCAGATGATGTGTTTCCTCGTCAGCATACTGAGACAAGACACACTTCAAAGAGAAGACCTGAGAAGAGAAAAGGTGCCAAGAGCAGGAAGGGTCGCACTAAGAGGCGTCGGGGTCTTGGACCCGTGAGTGGTTTCCAAGGCATTGAATCAAGATCCACTCATTACAGGCAAGAGTTCTTGATGGAGGAGTGTCCTCAGTCTGTTGCCTGTGCTACCTTCAGGGGGCAGAAGAAGAAACGTAGAGGAAAACAGCACAATGTAATTTCTGCTAGATCTTCTGAACATCCTACCACAGATTTTACTGGGCCAAAGACCCTAGCTCAGAtaaaagaagagaattgtgtatCTAAGTCACGCTTTAGCCACTCTGCTGCTCGCATGCCTCATGGGGGTTCTTTCTCAAATGATTTTGAAGGCCCAAAATCTCTGACTGAGCTTCTCAAGGCTAAGGATAGGGTTTCAATTAGCCAGCGCACCTAG
- the LOC120967693 gene encoding uncharacterized protein At1g15400-like produces the protein MSELQRSSQTFRGSGSSGLIWEERFMPKDQNQRNQGAAGEAEVNSLELKELRHSRSNGSRGGVQRRCSDGAERGGMPSDINQAFRTRHVPPALDPPSPKFARCMFCGIFRKEGPSQPSEPRRY, from the coding sequence ATGTCAGAGCTGCAGAGATCTTCCCAAACATTTAGGGGGTCTGGTTCATCTGGTCTGATCTGGGAGGAGAGGTTTATGCCTAAAGACCAGAACCAGAGGAATCAAGGGGCAGCTGGGGAGGCAGAGGTCAACAGCTTAGAACTCAAGGAGCTAAGGCACTCCCGTAGCAACGGGTCCAGGGGAGGTGTGCAGCGTAGGTGCAGTGACGGTGCAGAGCGCGGTGGCATGCCCAGCGACATCAACCAGGCCTTTCGTACTCGGCATGTTCCGCCAGCTCTTGATCCACCTTCACCCAAGTTTGCTCGATGCATGTTCTGTGGAATTTTTAGGAAGGAAGGTCCCTCACAACCTTCCGAACCCAGAAGGTACTAG